From a region of the Helicobacter hepaticus ATCC 51449 genome:
- the lon gene encoding endopeptidase La, with product MNTLNNEFPILMPLIVEDELFIYPFMIAPLFINDENNIKAADKAIKGNSLVFISSIRNDDKQTFYDVGVIGSIMRKVALPDGRVKLLFKGLYRGKILQIIQTPKEPIQVEVDLIAYKEYENDKMNALLQVLREKVRHLANLDGHFPPDLLKSIEENHEPNRIVDLIASAMRLSTQQAYTLFAKDDVEERVLGLIEYIIEEIEAQKLQKEIKNKVHNKMEQVNKEYFLKEQLKQIQKELGTDNTRDEEMEQYTQKLNSLKPYMSENAFKEVQKQIKRLSRMHQDSGDANILQNYVEWVLEIPFGQYANQKLSIENVAKQLDIDHYSLQKPKERIVEYFAVKELMAQRTQNTQGVTSKPKRGKKSKTENTDKYEKGTILCFYGPPGVGKTSLANSIAKAIKRELVRIALGGLEDVNELRGHRRTYIGAMPGRITQGLIEAKEMNPVIVLDEIDKVGRSYRGDPTSVLLEILDPEQNHAFRDYYTNFDIDLSQVIFIATANDISTIPAPLRDRMEFIAVSSYTPQEKFEIAKKYLIPQELKKHGLKPEELKISTPTLKLIIEKYTREAGVRNLRHKIAQIMRKVATIILKGEKSITLTPQNLGQFLDKIVFEISPTDKKNMVGIVNGLAWTSVGGDVLKIEAVKIKGKGILTLTGSLGDVMKESAHIAHSVVKVLLDKKILKHSAKAPIYQHYDIHLHVPEGATPKDGPSAGIAMACVIASILTDSKIDTSVAMTGELTLRGNVLPIGGLREKLIAAHKAGIKTALIPQKNYERDLKDIPQEVLKKLKIIGVSDIKEVLDMALVK from the coding sequence ATGAATACTTTAAATAATGAATTTCCCATACTTATGCCCTTAATTGTTGAAGATGAACTTTTTATTTATCCCTTTATGATTGCGCCACTTTTTATTAACGATGAAAATAATATCAAAGCTGCAGATAAAGCTATAAAAGGTAATAGCCTTGTATTTATTAGCTCTATACGCAATGATGATAAGCAAACATTTTACGATGTTGGCGTAATTGGTTCAATTATGCGCAAAGTCGCTCTCCCTGATGGACGTGTTAAATTGCTTTTTAAAGGCTTATATCGTGGCAAAATACTTCAAATCATTCAAACCCCTAAAGAACCTATACAAGTAGAAGTAGATTTAATTGCCTATAAAGAATATGAAAATGATAAAATGAACGCTCTTTTGCAAGTGCTGCGCGAAAAAGTCCGTCATCTTGCAAATCTAGATGGGCATTTTCCACCTGATTTACTCAAAAGTATAGAGGAAAATCACGAACCAAATCGCATTGTGGATTTAATCGCTTCAGCTATGCGCCTCTCTACGCAACAAGCCTATACACTTTTTGCAAAAGATGATGTTGAAGAACGAGTATTAGGCTTGATTGAATATATTATTGAAGAAATAGAAGCTCAAAAGCTCCAAAAAGAGATTAAAAACAAAGTCCATAATAAAATGGAACAAGTCAATAAAGAGTATTTTCTCAAAGAACAATTAAAGCAAATTCAAAAAGAGCTTGGAACAGATAACACTCGCGATGAAGAAATGGAACAATACACCCAAAAGCTCAATAGCCTCAAACCTTATATGAGCGAAAACGCTTTCAAAGAAGTGCAAAAACAAATCAAGCGTCTCTCTCGTATGCACCAAGATAGCGGTGATGCAAATATTTTGCAAAATTATGTTGAATGGGTGCTTGAGATTCCATTTGGGCAATATGCTAATCAAAAACTTTCTATTGAAAATGTCGCTAAACAGCTTGATATAGACCATTATTCGTTGCAAAAGCCAAAAGAACGCATTGTAGAATATTTCGCGGTAAAAGAGCTAATGGCACAACGCACACAAAATACGCAAGGAGTGACCTCTAAGCCAAAACGAGGCAAAAAATCTAAGACAGAAAACACAGATAAATATGAAAAAGGCACTATTTTATGTTTCTATGGACCGCCGGGTGTAGGAAAAACAAGCCTTGCAAACTCTATTGCAAAAGCTATTAAGCGTGAGCTTGTGCGCATTGCACTTGGAGGGCTAGAAGATGTCAATGAGTTACGAGGACATCGTCGCACTTATATTGGAGCAATGCCCGGACGCATCACACAAGGACTTATTGAAGCAAAAGAAATGAATCCCGTCATTGTGCTTGATGAAATTGATAAAGTTGGTAGAAGTTATAGGGGCGACCCTACAAGTGTGTTGCTTGAGATTCTAGACCCAGAGCAAAACCACGCTTTTAGGGATTATTACACAAATTTTGATATTGACCTCTCACAAGTTATTTTTATTGCCACTGCAAATGATATTTCTACTATTCCCGCACCATTGCGCGATAGAATGGAATTTATTGCCGTATCTTCCTACACGCCGCAGGAAAAATTTGAAATCGCCAAAAAATATTTGATTCCCCAAGAATTAAAAAAACACGGCTTAAAACCCGAAGAGCTCAAAATTTCTACACCTACGCTTAAACTTATTATTGAAAAATACACGCGCGAAGCAGGAGTGCGCAATCTACGTCATAAAATCGCACAAATTATGCGCAAAGTTGCAACTATTATTTTAAAAGGTGAAAAATCTATCACCCTCACACCACAGAATCTAGGGCAATTTCTTGATAAAATTGTGTTTGAAATTTCACCTACAGATAAAAAAAATATGGTTGGCATTGTCAATGGGTTAGCTTGGACAAGTGTAGGCGGCGATGTGCTTAAGATTGAAGCAGTGAAAATTAAAGGCAAAGGCATACTTACGCTTACAGGGAGTTTAGGCGATGTAATGAAAGAATCTGCACACATCGCACACTCCGTGGTAAAAGTCTTGCTTGATAAAAAAATATTAAAACACAGCGCAAAAGCGCCCATTTATCAGCATTATGATATTCATCTTCACGTCCCAGAAGGTGCAACACCAAAAGATGGACCAAGTGCGGGTATTGCTATGGCGTGCGTTATTGCTTCAATCCTTACAGATTCTAAAATTGATACAAGTGTGGCGATGACAGGCGAACTCACATTAAGAGGCAATGTTCTACCTATCGGTGGTTTGCGCGAGAAACTCATTGCTGCGCATAAAGCTGGCATTAAAACTGCACTTATTCCACAAAAAAATTATGAACGCGATTTAAAAGATATTCCCCAAGAAGTGCTTAAAAAGCTTAAAATCATTGGCGTGAGTGATATTAAAGAAGTGCTTGATATGGCTCTTGTGAAATAA